Proteins encoded by one window of Porphyromonas vaginalis:
- the tuf gene encoding elongation factor Tu, producing the protein MAKEHFQRTKPHVNIGTIGHVDHGKTTLTAAITKVLADAGFTEARSFDSIDNAPEEKERGITINSSHVEYETANRHYAHVDCPGHADYVKNMVTGAAQMDGAIIVVAATDGPMPQTREHILLARQVNVPRLVVFMNKCDLVDDEEMLELVEMDMRELLSFYEFDGDNTPVIRGSALGALNGEPTWVAKVMELMEAVDTWIPLPERDIDKPFLMPVEDVFSITGRGTVATGRIETGVVKVNDEVQIIGLGAEGKKSVVTGVEMFRKILDEGEAGDNVGLLLRGIDKDEIKRGMVLAHPGQVKPHDHFKAEVYILKKEEGGRHTPFHNKYRPQFYIRTLDVTGEITLPEGVEMVMPGDNVTIDVKLISPVACSVGLRFAIREGGRTVGAGQITALED; encoded by the coding sequence ATGGCTAAAGAACATTTTCAAAGGACGAAACCACACGTCAACATCGGTACCATCGGTCACGTAGACCACGGTAAGACTACGCTAACCGCAGCAATCACCAAGGTGCTAGCTGACGCAGGCTTCACAGAGGCTCGCTCATTTGACTCTATCGACAACGCACCCGAGGAGAAGGAGCGTGGTATCACCATCAACTCTTCACACGTTGAGTACGAGACTGCAAATCGTCACTACGCACACGTAGACTGCCCGGGCCACGCCGACTATGTCAAGAACATGGTTACTGGTGCTGCTCAGATGGACGGTGCTATCATCGTAGTTGCTGCTACTGATGGTCCTATGCCTCAGACTCGTGAGCACATCCTACTAGCACGTCAGGTCAACGTACCTCGTCTAGTTGTCTTTATGAACAAGTGTGACCTTGTTGATGACGAGGAGATGCTTGAGCTCGTAGAGATGGATATGCGTGAGCTACTCAGCTTCTATGAGTTCGATGGTGACAATACACCTGTAATCCGGGGGTCTGCTCTTGGAGCTCTCAATGGAGAGCCTACGTGGGTAGCGAAGGTTATGGAGCTTATGGAGGCTGTAGATACGTGGATTCCACTGCCTGAGCGCGACATCGACAAGCCCTTCCTAATGCCTGTAGAGGACGTATTCTCTATCACAGGTCGTGGTACCGTCGCTACTGGTCGTATCGAGACTGGTGTCGTTAAGGTCAACGACGAGGTTCAGATCATCGGTCTAGGTGCTGAGGGTAAGAAGAGCGTCGTAACTGGCGTGGAAATGTTCCGCAAGATCCTTGATGAGGGTGAGGCTGGTGATAACGTAGGTCTCCTACTCCGTGGTATCGACAAGGACGAGATCAAGCGCGGTATGGTCCTCGCACACCCAGGACAGGTTAAGCCTCACGATCACTTCAAGGCTGAGGTCTATATCCTGAAGAAGGAAGAGGGTGGTCGTCACACACCATTCCACAACAAGTACCGTCCTCAGTTCTACATCCGTACGCTAGACGTAACGGGCGAGATCACACTCCCAGAGGGTGTAGAGATGGTAATGCCTGGTGATAATGTCACCATCGACGTCAAGCTCATCTCTCCAGTAGCTTGTAGCGTAGGTCTACGCTTCGCTATCCGTGAGGGTGGTCGTACGGTCGGTGCTGGTCAGATCACTGCACTCGAGGACTAA
- the nusG gene encoding transcription termination/antitermination protein NusG, whose product MRFYVLRVLSGQEKKVCEYIEAAKSNGTLGSYVRRVLVPTEQVVSQRNGKKVVKERPYMPGYVLVEAALVGDTEHTLCTIPNVIGFLNSRMTDGQLSPEPLRTQEVQDLLGQADRDAEGAGRFDVEYSVGESVRIIDGPFSDFSATIDEVKSDKRKLKVMVKIFGRKTPLELDYTQVEKE is encoded by the coding sequence ATGAGATTTTACGTTCTTCGTGTCCTCAGCGGACAGGAAAAGAAAGTCTGTGAGTATATAGAAGCGGCTAAGTCCAATGGAACTTTAGGCTCGTACGTACGTCGTGTACTAGTCCCCACCGAGCAGGTGGTCTCTCAGCGCAATGGCAAGAAGGTCGTCAAAGAGCGCCCCTACATGCCTGGCTATGTGCTGGTGGAGGCTGCACTCGTTGGAGATACAGAGCACACACTATGCACGATACCTAATGTAATAGGTTTCTTGAACTCTCGTATGACTGATGGTCAGCTATCTCCAGAGCCCCTGCGTACTCAAGAAGTACAGGATCTCTTGGGACAAGCCGATCGCGATGCTGAGGGTGCTGGACGCTTTGACGTTGAGTATAGCGTTGGCGAGTCTGTACGGATCATTGATGGTCCATTCTCAGACTTCTCAGCAACAATCGATGAGGTCAAGAGTGATAAGAGAAAGCTCAAGGTGATGGTGAAGATCTTCGGAAGGAAGACTCCACTGGAGCTTGATTACACACAGGTCGAGAAGGAATAG
- the hpf gene encoding ribosome hibernation-promoting factor, HPF/YfiA family: MLTEALQQTLEAFMEYLRLERNASPLTLTTYRPAITSYMECALELASDEWQPGDADRDLVRNWIMQQMDNELTSTTVNKNLSAVKSFYKYLQLRGLIDDNPTRYLRGPKREHTLPSFLTQAQIEDALETISTDPEDFLAVRNRLIIETIYQTGLRRAEVASLETQQVDLASMSLRVVGKGRKERIVPFGEALKEQMKAYLTLKEQKVGQSRYFFVTLKCRPLSGADVYQVVHKALDVVPGLPRRGAHTLRHSFATEMLNAGAPITSIKELLGHSNLDTTTRYTHTSFEQLKQLYHAHPRAQNQVSPMINVHIQSLQFDASEALQEFAKKKIDRLARFDDTISKAEVTLRLDKSNATQGKIAAIRLAVPGYDHYAEKGAASFEEAIDEAIDALKRQIDRAKANK; the protein is encoded by the coding sequence ATGCTGACCGAAGCACTTCAGCAGACGCTGGAGGCCTTTATGGAGTACCTGCGACTGGAGCGAAACGCCTCGCCGCTCACGCTCACCACCTACCGCCCCGCCATCACCTCCTATATGGAGTGTGCCCTGGAGCTGGCCAGCGATGAGTGGCAGCCTGGTGATGCCGATCGAGATCTAGTACGCAACTGGATCATGCAGCAGATGGACAACGAGCTGACCAGCACGACAGTCAACAAGAATCTGAGCGCCGTCAAGTCCTTCTACAAGTATCTCCAGCTACGAGGCCTCATCGACGACAACCCGACCCGCTATCTGCGAGGGCCCAAGCGAGAGCACACACTCCCCTCCTTCCTCACACAGGCCCAGATAGAGGATGCACTAGAGACGATCTCGACCGATCCCGAGGACTTTCTCGCGGTACGCAATCGGCTCATCATAGAGACTATCTACCAGACAGGCCTGCGCCGTGCTGAGGTGGCTAGCCTAGAGACGCAGCAAGTCGACCTCGCCTCCATGTCTCTACGCGTGGTGGGTAAGGGGCGCAAGGAGCGTATCGTACCCTTTGGAGAGGCCCTAAAAGAGCAAATGAAGGCTTATCTCACATTAAAGGAGCAAAAAGTGGGTCAGTCTCGTTATTTTTTTGTTACTTTGAAGTGCAGACCGCTCTCAGGAGCTGACGTCTATCAAGTGGTACACAAAGCACTCGATGTTGTGCCAGGCTTGCCCCGCAGAGGAGCTCACACGCTGAGACACTCCTTTGCTACTGAGATGCTCAATGCTGGAGCTCCGATCACCTCCATCAAAGAGCTACTAGGGCATAGCAACCTAGATACGACCACTCGATACACGCACACCTCCTTCGAGCAGCTCAAACAATTGTATCACGCTCACCCTAGAGCACAAAATCAAGTATCACCTATGATTAACGTACACATCCAGTCTCTACAGTTTGATGCCAGTGAGGCACTCCAAGAGTTTGCAAAAAAGAAGATCGATCGCCTTGCACGCTTTGACGACACCATTAGCAAAGCTGAGGTCACGCTGCGACTAGACAAGTCAAACGCTACCCAAGGTAAGATAGCTGCCATCCGTCTAGCAGTACCAGGCTATGACCACTACGCTGAGAAGGGAGCAGCATCCTTTGAGGAGGCTATCGATGAGGCTATCGATGCGCTCAAGCGTCAGATAGATCGCGCTAAAGCAAATAAATAG
- the rplK gene encoding 50S ribosomal protein L11 encodes MAKEVAGQLKLQIKGGAANPSPPVGPALGAKGINIMEFCKQFNARTQDRAGKVLPVVITYYADKSFDFIVKTPPVAVQLLEASKAKGGSAEPNRIKVAKVTWDQVKAIAEDKMSDLNCFAVESAMKMVAGTARSMGISVTGTKPENL; translated from the coding sequence ATGGCAAAAGAAGTTGCAGGGCAGCTTAAGCTGCAAATCAAAGGAGGGGCCGCTAACCCCTCGCCTCCTGTAGGCCCGGCACTTGGTGCTAAGGGTATCAACATCATGGAGTTTTGTAAGCAATTTAATGCCAGGACTCAGGATCGCGCTGGTAAGGTATTGCCAGTCGTGATAACCTACTATGCTGACAAGTCCTTTGACTTCATCGTCAAGACTCCTCCTGTAGCCGTACAGCTACTAGAGGCTAGTAAGGCTAAGGGCGGCTCAGCAGAACCCAACCGAATCAAAGTTGCTAAAGTCACTTGGGATCAAGTTAAGGCTATAGCAGAAGATAAGATGTCTGACCTCAACTGCTTTGCTGTCGAGTCGGCTATGAAAATGGTCGCTGGTACAGCTCGTAGTATGGGGATTAGTGTGACGGGTACGAAACCTGAGAATCTCTAA
- the rplL gene encoding 50S ribosomal protein L7/L12, with amino-acid sequence MADIKAIAETLVNLTVKEVSELKELLKEEYGIEPAAAAVAVAGPAAGAAAEAEEKSSFDVVLKSFGAAKLAVVKAVKEHAGLGLKEAKELVDAAPTNIKEGVDKATAEALKAALEEAGAEVELK; translated from the coding sequence ATGGCAGATATAAAGGCTATTGCAGAGACTCTTGTTAATCTCACAGTAAAGGAAGTAAGCGAGCTCAAGGAGCTACTCAAGGAGGAGTATGGTATCGAGCCTGCAGCTGCAGCAGTCGCTGTAGCTGGTCCTGCAGCTGGTGCTGCAGCAGAGGCTGAGGAGAAGTCCTCTTTCGACGTTGTACTTAAGAGCTTTGGCGCTGCTAAGCTTGCAGTCGTTAAGGCTGTTAAGGAGCACGCTGGTCTTGGCCTCAAGGAGGCTAAGGAGCTAGTCGACGCTGCACCTACGAACATCAAGGAGGGTGTCGACAAGGCTACAGCTGAGGCTCTCAAGGCTGCACTTGAGGAGGCTGGTGCTGAGGTTGAACTAAAGTAA
- the secE gene encoding preprotein translocase subunit SecE, giving the protein MNFFKRIGTYTKNCYNELVHKVSWPSRSELINSTVVVMIASVIIAIFVAGVDFVFQQLMQFVYGLV; this is encoded by the coding sequence ATGAACTTTTTCAAGCGTATAGGTACCTACACCAAAAACTGCTACAACGAGTTGGTACACAAAGTTAGCTGGCCCAGTCGTAGCGAACTGATCAATAGCACAGTGGTCGTCATGATTGCCTCGGTGATTATTGCCATCTTTGTCGCAGGCGTAGACTTTGTCTTCCAGCAGCTCATGCAGTTTGTCTACGGCCTTGTTTAG
- the rpoB gene encoding DNA-directed RNA polymerase subunit beta, with protein MASKPTNTRKSFASIAHPMEYPDFLEVQLKSFQDFFQLNTPAESRKKEGLFKVFSENFPIEDTRNNFKLLFEDYFVDPPKYSIEECLRRGLTYSVPLRAKLKLTCEDPEHEDFESTVQDVFLGSIPYMTPAGTFVINGAERVVVSQLHRSPGVFFGSSLHNNGTRLYSARIIPFKGSWIEFATDTNNELYAYIDRKKKLPITTLLRAIGYETDKDILDLFGIAEEIPVTLESLQANYGRQLAASVILKYYDEESEEETGETETFARYNTLVEQNAILDEDNAQVILENGIETILLRRDLATSNQESTDQEVMDYSIIFNTLKRDSANSEQAAYNFIYNLLRNSTPPDDQSAKEIFNNIFFSEKRYDLGDVGRYKINSKLGLDIDPNVKILTAEDIVAIIRHLIKLVNGKAPVDDIDHLSNRRVRTVGEQLYNQFSIGLSRMARTVKERMNVRDSEVFTPVDLVNSKTIASVVNSFFGTNALSQFMDQQNPLSEITHKRRLSALGPGGLTRDRAGFEVRDVHYTHYGRLCPIETPEGPNIGLISSLCVYAKINELGFITTPYRNVKKGTVSFEDSELAYFTAEEEEDKTVAQGNAPLDDDGHFIRSRVKARYGADFPVVEPDEVDLMDVSPTQIASIAASLIPFLEHDDANRALMGSNMMRQAVPLLTPEAPIVGTGIERRLVSDSRTQIEAAGDGVVVYVDATKIVVDYDRTEEEELVSFEPSEVTYKLPKYRKTNQSTTIDLSPVCRKGDRVTKGQILTEGFSTQDGELALGRNILAAYMPWKGYNYEDAIVLNERVVSEDLFTSIHVDEYSLDVRETKRGMEEFTADIPNVSEEATKDLDANGIVRVGARIVPGDILVGKITPKGESDPTPEEKLLLAIFGDKAGDVKDASLKASPSLKGVVIDTKLYSRANRKGGIAATRKINQRYEEELSKLQTALKDELVSKLQIILKKHKVTATDFVDYIGVVKVKAGTRITKSLLLELDYNDLRMSDWTKDEHTNELVKQTIANYIKKDKVTISEVNRRKLDETLGDELPSGIIQTAKILIAKKRKIQVGDKMAGRHGNKGIVSKIVRREDMPYLPDGTPVDICLNPLGVPSRMNLGQIFEAVLAWAGQKLGVKFATPIFDGATLDDLNAWTDKAGLPRGGQMKLYDGGTGEPFDQEATVGVTYFLKLGHMVDDKMHARSIGPYSLITQQPLGGKSNFGGQRFGEMEVWALEAFGAAHVLQEILTIKSDDVVGRSKAYEAIVRGDNMPTPGLPESLNVLLNELKGLALSVHIE; from the coding sequence ATGGCATCCAAACCAACTAATACTAGAAAGAGCTTCGCATCTATTGCTCATCCAATGGAGTACCCTGACTTCTTGGAGGTGCAGCTCAAATCTTTTCAGGACTTCTTTCAGCTCAATACTCCTGCCGAGAGTAGAAAGAAAGAGGGATTATTTAAAGTCTTCTCTGAGAACTTCCCCATCGAAGACACTCGCAACAACTTCAAGCTTCTATTTGAAGACTACTTCGTCGATCCTCCCAAGTATTCGATAGAGGAGTGCTTGCGTCGTGGTCTGACCTATAGCGTCCCCCTAAGAGCCAAGCTCAAGCTCACCTGCGAAGACCCCGAGCACGAAGACTTTGAGTCCACCGTACAGGACGTCTTCCTAGGTTCGATCCCCTATATGACACCTGCGGGGACCTTTGTCATCAATGGTGCAGAGAGAGTAGTCGTATCTCAGCTACACCGCTCACCAGGCGTCTTCTTTGGATCTAGTCTACACAACAACGGGACGAGACTCTACTCGGCTCGTATCATTCCATTCAAGGGTTCGTGGATCGAGTTCGCTACTGATACGAACAACGAGCTATACGCTTACATCGATCGTAAGAAGAAGCTCCCCATCACGACCCTCCTACGTGCCATCGGCTATGAGACAGACAAAGACATCCTCGACCTCTTTGGCATCGCTGAGGAGATCCCTGTCACGCTAGAGTCGCTACAGGCTAACTATGGGCGACAGCTAGCTGCCTCCGTCATACTGAAGTATTACGATGAGGAGAGCGAGGAGGAGACAGGAGAGACTGAGACCTTCGCACGATACAATACGCTCGTAGAGCAAAATGCTATCCTAGACGAAGACAACGCTCAGGTCATCCTAGAGAATGGTATCGAGACCATCCTCCTACGTCGTGACTTAGCCACATCTAATCAGGAGTCTACAGACCAAGAGGTCATGGACTACTCGATCATCTTTAACACGCTCAAGCGTGACTCAGCCAACTCTGAGCAGGCTGCCTACAACTTCATCTACAACCTCCTACGCAACTCTACTCCACCCGATGATCAGAGTGCTAAGGAGATCTTCAACAACATCTTCTTCTCAGAGAAGCGCTATGACCTAGGCGATGTAGGACGCTACAAGATCAATAGCAAGCTAGGTCTAGACATAGATCCCAATGTCAAGATCCTCACCGCTGAGGATATCGTTGCGATCATACGTCACCTGATCAAGCTAGTCAATGGTAAGGCTCCCGTCGATGACATCGACCACCTCTCCAACCGTCGTGTTAGGACCGTAGGCGAGCAACTATACAACCAGTTTAGTATAGGTCTGAGTCGTATGGCTCGTACGGTCAAGGAGCGTATGAACGTACGTGACAGCGAGGTCTTTACTCCCGTCGATCTAGTCAACTCTAAGACGATCGCATCGGTTGTCAACAGCTTCTTTGGGACCAACGCGCTCTCACAGTTTATGGATCAGCAGAATCCACTCTCTGAGATCACGCACAAGCGTCGTCTGTCAGCACTAGGACCTGGCGGTCTGACACGAGATCGTGCAGGCTTTGAGGTGCGAGACGTACACTACACTCATTATGGTCGTCTCTGTCCTATCGAGACGCCTGAGGGTCCAAACATCGGACTCATCTCCTCGCTTTGTGTCTATGCAAAGATCAACGAACTAGGCTTCATCACGACGCCTTATCGTAATGTCAAGAAGGGTACGGTAAGCTTTGAAGACTCCGAGCTTGCCTACTTTACGGCTGAAGAAGAGGAGGACAAGACCGTAGCTCAGGGTAACGCTCCCCTAGACGACGACGGACACTTCATCCGCTCTCGTGTCAAGGCGCGTTATGGGGCTGACTTCCCCGTTGTGGAGCCTGATGAGGTAGACCTGATGGACGTCTCTCCGACGCAGATCGCTTCGATTGCTGCTTCGCTCATCCCATTCCTCGAGCACGACGATGCTAACCGTGCCCTCATGGGATCGAACATGATGCGTCAGGCCGTACCGCTACTGACACCCGAGGCTCCTATCGTAGGCACAGGCATCGAGCGCAGGCTAGTCTCAGACTCTCGTACTCAGATAGAGGCTGCGGGCGACGGCGTGGTCGTTTATGTCGATGCCACCAAGATCGTGGTCGACTATGACCGCACAGAGGAGGAGGAGCTTGTCAGCTTTGAGCCCTCAGAGGTTACCTACAAGCTACCTAAGTATCGCAAGACAAATCAATCTACCACGATAGACCTAAGCCCCGTCTGCCGCAAGGGAGACCGAGTCACCAAGGGGCAGATCCTCACCGAGGGCTTCTCCACACAAGATGGCGAACTAGCACTCGGACGCAATATCTTGGCCGCTTACATGCCTTGGAAGGGGTACAACTACGAGGATGCGATCGTACTCAACGAGCGTGTCGTCTCAGAGGATCTCTTCACCTCTATACATGTCGATGAGTACTCACTCGACGTACGTGAGACGAAGCGCGGCATGGAGGAGTTTACGGCAGACATTCCCAACGTAAGTGAAGAAGCAACCAAAGACCTCGATGCTAACGGTATCGTTCGTGTCGGTGCTCGCATCGTACCAGGAGACATCTTAGTGGGTAAGATTACGCCAAAGGGCGAGTCCGACCCCACTCCTGAGGAGAAGCTACTCTTAGCCATCTTTGGCGACAAGGCTGGTGATGTCAAGGACGCTTCGCTCAAGGCTTCGCCCTCACTCAAGGGTGTCGTCATCGACACGAAGCTCTACTCACGAGCCAATCGTAAGGGAGGTATAGCAGCGACCCGTAAGATCAACCAGCGCTACGAGGAGGAGCTCTCCAAGCTACAAACGGCACTCAAGGACGAGCTGGTCTCCAAGCTGCAGATCATCCTCAAGAAGCACAAGGTCACAGCAACAGACTTCGTCGACTACATCGGTGTCGTCAAGGTCAAGGCAGGGACGCGCATCACCAAGTCTCTGCTCCTCGAGCTAGACTACAATGACCTGCGCATGTCTGACTGGACCAAAGACGAGCATACTAATGAACTTGTCAAGCAGACGATCGCTAACTATATCAAGAAGGACAAGGTCACGATTTCAGAGGTCAATAGACGCAAGCTCGATGAGACCCTCGGCGATGAGTTGCCCTCAGGCATCATCCAGACCGCTAAGATCCTGATCGCTAAGAAGCGTAAGATACAGGTCGGCGACAAGATGGCTGGACGACATGGTAACAAGGGTATCGTATCCAAGATCGTACGTCGTGAGGATATGCCTTACCTGCCAGATGGTACTCCAGTAGACATCTGCCTGAACCCGCTGGGTGTGCCTTCACGTATGAACCTAGGACAGATCTTTGAGGCCGTTCTAGCGTGGGCTGGACAGAAGCTAGGCGTCAAGTTTGCAACTCCTATCTTCGATGGAGCTACACTCGATGACCTCAATGCTTGGACCGACAAAGCTGGTCTACCACGTGGCGGTCAGATGAAGCTCTATGATGGCGGTACAGGCGAGCCCTTTGACCAGGAGGCGACCGTAGGTGTCACCTACTTCCTCAAGCTGGGTCACATGGTCGATGACAAGATGCACGCCCGCTCGATCGGTCCGTACTCACTGATCACACAGCAACCTCTCGGTGGTAAGTCCAACTTCGGAGGTCAGCGCTTCGGAGAGATGGAGGTGTGGGCACTGGAGGCCTTCGGTGCGGCACACGTCCTTCAGGAGATCCTCACCATCAAGAGTGATGACGTCGTGGGTCGCTCTAAGGCTTACGAGGCGATCGTACGTGGCGACAACATGCCCACGCCTGGTCTCCCCGAGTCTCTCAACGTGCTACTCAATGAGCTCAAGGGTCTAGCCCTCAGCGTACATATTGAGTAA
- the rplJ gene encoding 50S ribosomal protein L10, with the protein MKKETKSTVIEQLHSYIESYPNFYLTNIEALNAEKTSELRRLCNKSGVKLVVVKNTLMRRALSEIESVDYAELYESLKGNTAVMFSEVANAPAKAIKAFRSDNKELGRPDLKAAYVQEGFYIGADQLETLVNIKSREELIADIVAMLEGPVQGVLGQLDSAAGTIHGVLDTLAERQ; encoded by the coding sequence ATGAAAAAGGAAACGAAGTCAACTGTCATCGAGCAGTTACACTCTTATATAGAGAGCTACCCCAACTTCTACTTGACCAACATCGAGGCACTCAATGCTGAGAAGACGAGCGAACTACGCCGTCTCTGCAACAAGAGTGGCGTCAAGCTGGTCGTAGTCAAGAACACGCTGATGCGTCGTGCCCTCAGCGAAATCGAATCTGTCGATTACGCAGAGCTCTATGAGTCTCTCAAGGGCAACACAGCAGTCATGTTTTCAGAGGTTGCTAATGCTCCTGCTAAAGCGATCAAGGCTTTCCGCTCCGACAATAAAGAACTCGGACGTCCCGACCTAAAGGCTGCGTACGTTCAGGAGGGCTTTTACATCGGAGCTGACCAACTCGAGACTCTTGTCAATATCAAGAGTCGCGAAGAGCTCATTGCTGACATCGTGGCTATGCTGGAGGGCCCAGTTCAGGGCGTACTCGGGCAGCTTGATTCAGCAGCTGGCACTATCCATGGGGTCTTAGATACCCTAGCCGAGAGGCAATAA
- the rplA gene encoding 50S ribosomal protein L1 produces the protein MSKLTKNQKIVASKVEAGKSYSLDEASKLLKEITFTKFDASVDIDIRLGVDPRKANQMVRGTVSLPHGIGKEVRVLALCTPDKEAEAQAAGADYVGLDEYINKIKSGWTDIDVIITMPSVMGKIGALGRVLGPRGLMPNPKSGTVTNDLGAAIKEVKAGKIDFKVDKAGIIHTSVGKISFDPKQIRENAKEFIDTVVRLKPSSAKGTYIKSIYLSTTMSAGIKVDPKSVVSVVE, from the coding sequence ATGAGTAAACTAACAAAAAATCAGAAGATAGTAGCGAGTAAGGTCGAAGCAGGCAAGTCCTATTCACTAGATGAGGCTTCCAAGCTTCTGAAGGAGATAACCTTCACGAAGTTTGACGCTTCAGTAGACATAGACATTCGCCTGGGTGTCGATCCTCGCAAGGCTAACCAGATGGTGCGTGGCACTGTCTCACTGCCTCATGGTATCGGTAAGGAGGTACGTGTCCTAGCACTCTGTACTCCAGACAAGGAAGCAGAGGCGCAAGCGGCTGGAGCCGACTATGTCGGTCTCGATGAGTACATCAACAAGATCAAGTCTGGATGGACTGACATCGATGTGATCATCACCATGCCTAGCGTCATGGGCAAGATTGGAGCCTTGGGTCGTGTACTAGGACCACGTGGTCTGATGCCTAACCCCAAGAGCGGTACCGTAACAAACGATCTCGGTGCTGCTATCAAGGAGGTTAAGGCTGGTAAGATCGACTTCAAGGTAGACAAGGCAGGTATCATACATACCTCTGTGGGTAAGATCTCTTTTGACCCTAAGCAAATTAGAGAAAACGCTAAGGAGTTCATCGATACGGTGGTACGCCTGAAGCCTTCCTCTGCTAAGGGAACCTATATCAAGAGCATCTACCTCTCTACAACAATGAGTGCAGGGATCAAAGTAGATCCCAAGTCAGTCGTATCCGTAGTAGAATAA